Proteins encoded together in one Candidatus Kaiserbacteria bacterium window:
- a CDS encoding sigma-70 family RNA polymerase sigma factor — MAQKKTVKKAVRKTAGTKKKVVAKKAPAKKVVSKKTAVKKVVAASASVGAVVKKMTPKRTPPKKSPNKKEKQAEKLLKKGHERGYITYDEILKEFPTIEQDIVFLEEMYERFGAAGIDVLESGGLLNDNTELLLDRKKFGSGSDASRDSVQMYLREIGQYPLITADREKELAKRIEEGDDEARGILARSNLRLVVSIAKKYVGRSSDLTLLDLIQEGNLGLFKAVDKFDYTKGYKFSTYATWWIRQAITRALADQSRTIRIPVHMVETIAKYKQKVRELSQHLGRDPMPEEIAVEMGLEVDKVHHIQKISQATVSLESPVGDEGEDKSTLGHFIADDKMESPDQAASRRILSEHITAVLDELSDKERKILEMRNGLNDEGICHTLEEVGKMFGVTRERIRQIEAKALEKIRFHERAAQLKNY, encoded by the coding sequence ATGGCTCAAAAGAAGACAGTAAAAAAAGCTGTCCGCAAAACAGCGGGCACAAAGAAAAAGGTGGTTGCTAAAAAAGCACCAGCTAAGAAGGTTGTTTCTAAAAAAACTGCTGTAAAGAAGGTTGTAGCAGCCAGCGCGTCGGTTGGAGCAGTGGTGAAGAAGATGACTCCAAAGCGAACTCCACCAAAGAAGTCACCGAATAAAAAGGAAAAACAGGCAGAAAAACTGCTCAAAAAAGGGCATGAACGAGGTTATATAACGTATGACGAAATTCTCAAAGAGTTTCCAACTATCGAACAAGACATCGTATTTCTCGAAGAAATGTACGAACGCTTCGGTGCTGCTGGTATCGATGTTTTAGAAAGCGGCGGTCTTTTGAACGACAACACAGAACTACTACTCGACCGAAAGAAATTTGGTTCAGGAAGTGATGCATCACGTGATTCGGTTCAAATGTATCTACGAGAAATAGGTCAGTACCCACTTATTACCGCAGATCGTGAAAAGGAACTCGCGAAACGTATTGAAGAAGGGGACGACGAAGCTCGAGGAATTCTTGCTCGCTCAAACCTGCGTCTTGTTGTTTCTATTGCTAAGAAATATGTTGGACGTTCAAGCGACCTCACGCTTCTCGACCTTATCCAAGAAGGAAACCTCGGTCTCTTTAAGGCAGTGGATAAATTTGATTACACAAAGGGATATAAATTCTCTACGTACGCAACGTGGTGGATTCGCCAAGCTATTACACGTGCGCTTGCCGACCAGTCACGGACAATTCGTATTCCTGTTCACATGGTTGAAACGATTGCGAAATACAAACAAAAAGTACGTGAGCTTTCTCAACATTTAGGACGAGACCCAATGCCTGAAGAAATTGCCGTAGAAATGGGGCTTGAAGTAGATAAAGTCCATCATATTCAGAAAATTAGCCAAGCCACTGTTTCTCTTGAGTCTCCTGTGGGAGATGAGGGTGAAGACAAGTCGACTCTCGGGCACTTTATTGCTGATGATAAGATGGAATCTCCAGATCAAGCAGCAAGTCGCCGTATTCTTTCAGAGCACATAACTGCTGTTCTTGATGAGCTTTCAGACAAAGAACGAAAGATTCTTGAGATGCGCAACGGACTCAATGATGAAGGAATTTGCCACACACTTGAAGAAGTAGGAAAGATGTTTGGTGTGACACGTGAACGTATTCGTCAAATTGAAGCTAAGGCACTCGAAAAGATTCGTTTCCACGAACGAGCTGCTCAGTTGAAGAATTACTAA
- the trmD gene encoding tRNA (guanosine(37)-N1)-methyltransferase TrmD, with the protein MTHFHLITLFPESIEGYFNTSMLKRAQRDKKIKVSYYNPRDFTKDKHKRIDQKPYGGGPGMVLEAESVLKAARKAIGRKDLKDVEVIFFSPSGKQFEQKDAVRLAKKKKHIVFLCGHYEGIDARAVKILKAKSVSVGPFVLTGGELPAALVADAVTRNIEGVLGNAESLEDTRVASPEVYTRPEILKWKGKNYKVPKVLLSGHHAKIEEWKKRKRK; encoded by the coding sequence ATGACACATTTTCATTTAATTACATTGTTTCCAGAATCAATCGAGGGGTACTTTAATACCTCGATGCTTAAACGCGCACAACGCGATAAGAAGATTAAAGTTTCGTATTATAATCCCCGCGATTTTACGAAAGATAAACACAAGAGGATTGACCAAAAACCGTATGGCGGTGGTCCTGGAATGGTGCTTGAAGCCGAGAGTGTATTGAAGGCAGCACGCAAAGCTATTGGACGCAAAGATTTAAAAGATGTTGAGGTGATTTTCTTTTCACCAAGTGGAAAGCAGTTTGAACAAAAAGATGCGGTACGCTTAGCAAAGAAAAAGAAACACATTGTTTTTTTATGCGGACATTACGAAGGAATTGACGCACGCGCCGTTAAAATATTGAAAGCAAAATCTGTTTCTGTTGGCCCATTTGTACTCACAGGAGGCGAGCTACCTGCGGCACTTGTAGCCGATGCGGTAACGCGAAATATAGAAGGCGTATTAGGAAATGCAGAATCTCTTGAAGATACGCGAGTAGCAAGCCCTGAGGTGTATACACGGCCTGAAATTTTGAAATGGAAAGGGAAGAACTACAAGGTACCAAAGGTATTACTCTCGGGACACCATGCAAAAATTGAAGAGTGGAAAAAGAGGAAGCGGAAATAG
- a CDS encoding DNA-directed RNA polymerase subunit beta, whose translation MSNTALPKKHFGKFTENLVETPNLVREQIDSYKRLLEEGIKSVFEEFSPIADYSGKKFDLDISHFTIGKPEYDEHYAKFKRLTYKVPLRIEAKLTNKTTGEKKTQEIFLADFPYMTDHGTFIINGVERVVVPQLARSYGVFFLKNLMKGSEYFGAKIIPARGAWVEVESEPDGAIYVKIDRKRKFPVTTLLKVFGLEDEKAMLKAFKGVEGAEEAIKTSLENDLTETTADAFIEVYKRLRDGDLATPDSAREFVLSIFSKERYDLSRVGRYQFNHRFDLKSEGKALDEQTLSTDDVVRIVSQIITLNNTKGAREDDIDHLGFRRVRYVGEMMQHQVRIGMSRMKRNIQDRMSTVDAETILPIQFINPRPFSAAVMEFFSTNQLSQFMDQNNILGELEHLRTLSALGPGGLTRERAGFDVRDVHTSHYGRLCPIQTPEGQNIGLILRLAVHARLNDFGIIETPYVRVKNGKVTDEIVYLNALDDEKYFIAHAATERDKNGKITEKLIEVRKKGEPYFVEPKEIEFMEVATGQAFSVATTMIPFLEHDDANRSLMGSNMQKQATPCIVPEIPYVATGIEENAARDSGRLVIADEAGTVTYADARRVSVKNAKGKEKEYKLVSFSRTNNMSLFHQRVAVKVGDKLKRGDVIADTSSSVGGQIAIGQNARIAFMSWAGANYEDAIVISERLVKDSKFTSVHVEEFVAYVRDTKLGAEVTTYDIPNVSETKLRNLDEEGVVRIGAEIRAGDILVGKVTPKGETQLTPEERLLRSIFGEKAKDVKDTSLRMEAGKRGRVVGVRIFSRENGDQLESGIIKRIHIEVAQLRNISVGDKLAGRHGNKGVISRVLPEEDMPYTKDGEPIDIILTPLGVPSRMNLGQILEMHLGLAAEELGYQAIVPPFSGTTEEEITKELVEAGFPESGKIVLHDGRTGEAFDQPIAIGNMYILKLHHMVEDKIHMRSVGPYSITTQQPLGGKAQNGGQRIGEMEVWAMLGYGAAYALREVLTIKSDDILGRSAAFDAIVKGERIRQPNVPATFNVLVRHLRGLALDINLERNNDDK comes from the coding sequence ATGAGTAACACTGCATTACCGAAGAAACACTTCGGCAAGTTCACGGAGAACCTTGTTGAAACGCCCAACCTTGTACGCGAACAAATCGATTCGTACAAGCGACTATTAGAAGAAGGTATTAAGTCTGTCTTCGAAGAGTTCTCACCGATTGCTGATTATTCTGGCAAGAAGTTTGATCTCGACATTTCTCACTTTACCATTGGTAAACCTGAGTATGATGAACACTACGCTAAGTTTAAACGACTTACGTACAAAGTTCCGCTTCGCATTGAAGCAAAACTCACCAACAAAACGACTGGTGAGAAGAAGACGCAAGAAATCTTTCTTGCAGATTTCCCATACATGACCGACCACGGTACGTTCATCATCAATGGTGTTGAACGTGTGGTTGTTCCACAGCTTGCCCGTTCGTACGGTGTTTTCTTCTTGAAGAACCTTATGAAAGGATCTGAGTACTTTGGTGCAAAGATTATTCCAGCTCGCGGTGCATGGGTAGAGGTGGAGAGTGAACCAGATGGAGCTATTTACGTAAAAATCGACCGAAAGCGGAAATTCCCAGTCACAACGCTTCTTAAAGTATTTGGGCTTGAAGACGAGAAGGCAATGCTCAAGGCATTTAAGGGAGTAGAAGGAGCCGAAGAAGCCATTAAAACATCTTTGGAAAACGACCTGACAGAAACAACAGCTGATGCGTTTATTGAAGTATACAAACGACTGCGCGATGGAGATTTAGCAACACCAGACAGTGCTCGCGAATTTGTACTATCTATCTTTAGCAAGGAGCGATACGATCTTTCACGCGTTGGACGGTACCAGTTCAATCATCGTTTCGACCTCAAGTCAGAAGGAAAAGCGCTCGACGAACAAACACTTTCAACTGATGATGTTGTTCGTATTGTGTCTCAAATAATTACACTCAACAACACAAAGGGAGCTCGTGAAGACGACATCGACCACCTTGGTTTCCGTCGTGTTCGTTATGTTGGCGAAATGATGCAGCACCAAGTACGTATCGGTATGAGTCGCATGAAGCGAAACATCCAAGATCGTATGTCTACAGTGGATGCAGAAACTATTCTCCCAATACAATTCATAAACCCACGTCCATTCTCAGCTGCAGTTATGGAGTTCTTTTCCACAAACCAGCTTTCACAGTTCATGGACCAAAACAATATTTTAGGAGAACTTGAACATCTTCGTACACTTAGTGCACTTGGTCCGGGAGGGCTTACTCGAGAGCGTGCTGGGTTTGATGTACGTGACGTACACACAAGCCACTACGGACGACTTTGCCCGATTCAGACTCCTGAAGGTCAGAACATCGGTCTTATTCTGCGTCTTGCCGTACACGCACGGCTAAACGACTTTGGTATTATCGAAACACCATACGTGCGGGTTAAAAACGGTAAGGTAACTGATGAAATCGTATACCTTAACGCGCTTGATGATGAAAAATACTTCATTGCTCACGCTGCAACTGAACGTGACAAGAACGGAAAAATCACAGAAAAACTAATAGAGGTTCGTAAAAAGGGTGAGCCATATTTTGTGGAACCCAAAGAAATTGAATTTATGGAGGTAGCAACAGGACAGGCGTTCTCAGTTGCAACAACTATGATTCCATTCCTAGAACACGATGATGCTAACCGATCACTTATGGGAAGTAACATGCAAAAGCAGGCGACTCCATGTATCGTCCCTGAAATTCCCTATGTTGCCACAGGTATTGAAGAAAATGCAGCACGTGACTCAGGACGTTTGGTTATCGCTGACGAAGCAGGAACAGTAACGTACGCTGACGCACGAAGAGTATCGGTAAAGAATGCAAAAGGAAAAGAAAAGGAATACAAACTTGTCTCATTCTCACGAACAAACAACATGTCATTATTCCACCAGCGTGTTGCGGTGAAGGTTGGAGACAAACTAAAACGAGGTGACGTTATTGCGGACACTTCTTCAAGTGTAGGTGGGCAAATTGCTATTGGACAAAACGCACGTATTGCGTTCATGTCTTGGGCAGGAGCCAACTACGAGGACGCTATCGTTATTTCAGAGCGTCTAGTAAAAGACAGTAAATTTACTTCAGTTCACGTTGAAGAGTTTGTTGCGTACGTACGTGATACAAAACTTGGTGCTGAAGTGACAACCTACGATATTCCAAACGTATCAGAAACAAAGCTCCGTAACTTAGACGAAGAAGGTGTGGTGCGCATTGGTGCTGAAATTCGCGCAGGGGACATTTTGGTAGGTAAAGTAACACCTAAGGGTGAGACACAGCTTACTCCAGAAGAACGATTGCTTCGTTCTATCTTTGGTGAGAAGGCAAAGGATGTAAAAGATACATCCCTTCGAATGGAGGCTGGAAAGCGTGGTCGCGTTGTGGGAGTACGAATATTCTCACGAGAAAATGGAGACCAGCTTGAAAGTGGAATCATAAAGCGCATTCACATTGAAGTGGCACAGCTGCGAAACATTTCAGTAGGAGACAAGCTCGCAGGACGTCACGGTAACAAGGGTGTTATTTCACGAGTTCTTCCAGAAGAAGATATGCCATACACAAAAGACGGTGAACCTATCGACATTATCCTTACACCGCTTGGAGTTCCATCACGTATGAACTTGGGGCAGATTTTGGAAATGCATCTTGGTCTCGCGGCCGAAGAGCTTGGCTACCAAGCTATCGTTCCACCGTTCTCAGGAACAACAGAAGAAGAAATTACAAAAGAGTTGGTAGAAGCTGGATTCCCAGAGTCAGGAAAGATTGTACTTCACGATGGACGAACAGGGGAAGCGTTTGACCAACCAATTGCGATAGGAAACATGTACATCCTGAAACTTCACCACATGGTAGAAGACAAGATTCACATGCGTTCCGTTGGACCATACTCTATTACGACACAGCAACCTCTCGGTGGTAAAGCTCAAAACGGTGGGCAACGTATTGGAGAGATGGAAGTGTGGGCGATGCTTGGTTATGGTGCGGCATATGCACTACGCGAAGTGCTCACTATAAAGTCCGACGATATTCTCGGACGTTCAGCCGCTTTCGATGCGATTGTGAAAGGTGAGCGCATTAGGCAACCAAACGTGCCTGCAACGTTCAACGTGCTTGTTCGACACCTTCGTGGACTGGCATTGGACATCAATTTAGAAAGGAATAACGACGACAAGTAA
- a CDS encoding NUDIX domain-containing protein, which translates to MAHIHEKIDFTVEVFVVYQGKVLLRKHDKYDIWISVGGHVELDEDPNEAAIREVKEEVGLDVTLFDNREYFEEGDFKELIAPVSLNRHKISDTHEHISLIYFAQAKTDAVIPEKETDEWRWLTKEEIEDFPELREQVRFYALKALN; encoded by the coding sequence ATGGCGCATATTCATGAGAAGATAGATTTTACTGTTGAGGTGTTTGTTGTGTATCAAGGTAAAGTTTTGTTACGTAAACATGATAAATATGACATCTGGATTTCAGTTGGCGGGCACGTGGAACTTGATGAAGACCCAAACGAAGCTGCAATTCGTGAAGTAAAAGAAGAAGTCGGTTTGGACGTTACACTTTTTGATAACCGTGAGTATTTTGAAGAAGGAGATTTTAAGGAATTGATAGCACCTGTGTCACTTAATCGTCACAAAATCTCTGATACTCATGAACATATTTCGCTAATTTATTTCGCACAGGCAAAAACCGATGCTGTTATTCCAGAAAAAGAGACTGATGAGTGGCGATGGCTTACCAAAGAAGAAATTGAAGATTTCCCCGAACTTCGCGAGCAAGTTAGATTTTATGCATTGAAGGCACTAAACTAA
- the rpoC gene encoding DNA-directed RNA polymerase subunit beta': protein MLINDFDKVTLKLASPDRVLEWSRGEVVKPETINYRTQRPEKNGLFDEKIFGPEKDFECYCGKYRGIRFKGIICEKCGVEITRSVVRRERMGHIDLATPVAHIWFHRGIPSRIALLLGISAAEVEKVVYFAGYIITKVNEESKGRLLKDLESEFKAKSKDVKDEKTKKKLKELATAAKKEIESIKEGIVLEEGEYHKFALKYSSCFEAKIGAEALYDIFKDLDLEVFRQELLTRLEKAGAADRVKLQKRISLVKQMQGADVRPEWMFLTQLPVIPPALRPMVALEGGRHASSDINDLYRRVINRNNRLKKLKDIYAPDVILRNEKRILQEAVDALLDNSVRRGNTAYSVGGQRSRPLKSLADYLKGKQGYFRQNLLGKRVDYSGRSVIVVGPDLALDQCGLPKMMALELFRPFIISGLLEREIAYNIRGAGRLIEEGIPEVWAILEEVISDKHVLLNRAPTLHRQSMQGFRPVLIEGSAIQLHPLVCEAFNADFDGDQMAVHVPLSDEAQHEARTIMSANKNILKPGSGDVTTNARQDMILGIYWMTKIVEGANGEGTIFETTNRAISSYDYGVVDFRAKIKVLPSDSPKYAAYNGELFETTVGRLLFNSVLPTDFPYIDETVDRRRMNKLVDDLIARYGLSGMPKILDKIKVFGFKYATLSGITWGLSDLKTPPKKEVIIEKSTQAILELRAQFNDGLLSEGERRRMAIEVWQKAKTDIEDSVMEAVDPHGSVSDMITSGARGSVGQLTQMTGMKGLIQNPNGDIIETPVIASYKEGMKPIEYFITTHGSRKGLADTALKTAQAGYLTRRLFDVAQDIVVTEDNCGSKEGVEVSRVNALGMEISLGRATKGRTVAEPIMDGDKELFKKGHLISALDAEELANSAVQTVVVRSPMTCKTQRGVCQKCYGYDLTTNELVDIGEAVGTVAAQSLGEPSTQLTMNTKHAGGAASVGGDITQGLPRVEEVFDRRSPKSPALIARIDGVVSDLIKEGDDTIITLIPEGTSKSSRKRDIEYKVPSVRTILVKKGQPVVKGQFMTDGSAELDDLYQYAGKELVQEYIISEINKIYELQGVAVSRKHLEVVIKQMFSRRKIKNAGDTKFSIGQVVEDVELERENDRMKEAGGDIATADQLVTGITETALTRDSFLSAASFQNTTRKLSEAAVRGAEDKLEGLKENVIVGRLVPAGTGFVGSAKNTAMTELQSELSENERKRED from the coding sequence ATGCTCATAAACGATTTCGACAAGGTTACGCTGAAGCTTGCGTCACCTGATCGAGTTCTAGAATGGTCTCGTGGTGAAGTAGTAAAGCCAGAGACTATTAACTATCGAACACAACGTCCTGAAAAGAACGGTTTGTTCGATGAAAAGATTTTTGGACCGGAAAAAGACTTCGAATGTTACTGTGGAAAGTACCGTGGTATTCGTTTCAAAGGAATTATTTGTGAAAAATGTGGAGTAGAAATTACTCGAAGTGTGGTGCGACGCGAACGAATGGGTCACATTGACCTTGCGACACCTGTTGCTCACATTTGGTTCCACCGTGGTATTCCATCAAGAATTGCACTGCTACTTGGTATTTCGGCTGCTGAAGTTGAAAAGGTAGTGTACTTTGCTGGATACATCATCACTAAGGTAAATGAAGAATCAAAGGGGCGACTACTCAAAGATCTTGAGAGTGAGTTCAAAGCAAAGAGTAAGGATGTAAAAGATGAAAAGACAAAGAAGAAACTGAAAGAACTGGCAACTGCTGCAAAGAAAGAAATTGAAAGTATCAAAGAGGGTATCGTACTTGAAGAAGGTGAGTACCATAAGTTTGCGCTTAAGTATTCTTCATGTTTTGAAGCAAAGATTGGAGCAGAGGCACTGTACGATATCTTTAAAGACCTCGATCTTGAAGTATTCCGTCAAGAATTACTTACCCGGCTTGAAAAAGCAGGTGCAGCTGATCGAGTAAAGCTACAAAAGCGCATTTCGCTTGTGAAGCAAATGCAAGGAGCTGACGTTCGTCCTGAATGGATGTTCCTCACACAGCTTCCGGTGATTCCACCAGCACTTCGACCGATGGTTGCTCTAGAAGGTGGACGTCACGCCAGCTCTGATATTAACGACCTGTACCGCCGAGTGATTAACCGAAACAACCGTCTTAAGAAACTAAAAGACATTTACGCACCAGACGTTATCTTGCGTAACGAAAAGCGTATTCTGCAAGAAGCAGTCGACGCATTGCTCGATAACTCAGTGCGACGTGGAAACACAGCATATTCAGTTGGAGGGCAACGATCACGACCACTTAAGTCTCTTGCTGACTATCTAAAGGGTAAGCAAGGGTACTTCCGACAGAACCTTCTTGGTAAACGAGTAGACTACTCTGGACGAAGTGTGATTGTTGTTGGGCCTGATTTGGCACTTGATCAATGTGGGCTACCAAAGATGATGGCATTGGAACTCTTCCGACCATTCATTATTTCAGGACTTCTTGAACGCGAAATTGCATATAACATTCGTGGAGCAGGACGCCTTATTGAAGAGGGAATTCCAGAAGTGTGGGCAATTCTTGAAGAGGTAATTAGCGATAAACACGTGTTGCTAAACCGTGCGCCAACGCTTCACCGTCAGAGTATGCAGGGGTTCCGCCCAGTACTTATTGAAGGAAGCGCTATTCAACTACACCCATTGGTATGTGAAGCGTTTAACGCTGACTTCGATGGTGACCAAATGGCTGTGCACGTACCTCTCTCAGACGAGGCACAACATGAAGCGCGGACTATTATGTCTGCCAACAAGAACATTTTGAAGCCTGGTTCTGGAGACGTAACCACAAATGCACGACAAGACATGATTCTTGGAATCTACTGGATGACAAAGATTGTAGAAGGTGCAAACGGAGAAGGAACAATATTCGAAACAACAAACCGAGCTATCAGCTCATACGATTACGGAGTTGTTGATTTCCGCGCGAAGATAAAAGTACTCCCAAGTGATTCACCAAAGTACGCAGCGTACAATGGAGAGTTATTTGAAACCACTGTTGGACGACTCTTGTTCAACTCAGTGCTTCCTACAGACTTCCCATACATCGACGAAACTGTTGACCGACGACGCATGAATAAGCTCGTTGATGATCTTATTGCTCGTTACGGACTAAGTGGAATGCCAAAAATCCTCGACAAGATTAAAGTATTCGGATTTAAGTACGCAACATTGTCAGGTATTACGTGGGGACTCTCTGACCTTAAGACACCACCAAAGAAAGAGGTCATCATTGAAAAAAGCACACAAGCCATTCTTGAACTACGGGCACAATTCAACGACGGACTTCTTTCAGAAGGAGAGCGACGACGAATGGCAATTGAAGTATGGCAGAAAGCCAAAACTGATATTGAAGATTCTGTGATGGAAGCAGTTGATCCACATGGTTCTGTGAGCGACATGATTACTTCAGGAGCTCGTGGTTCTGTAGGACAGCTTACACAGATGACAGGTATGAAGGGGCTTATTCAGAACCCGAATGGAGATATTATTGAAACGCCAGTTATTGCTTCGTACAAGGAAGGAATGAAGCCAATTGAATACTTTATTACGACTCACGGTTCACGTAAGGGACTCGCCGACACCGCACTTAAAACTGCGCAAGCCGGATATCTCACTCGACGTTTGTTTGACGTTGCACAAGATATTGTTGTTACTGAAGATAACTGTGGTTCAAAAGAAGGAGTAGAAGTAAGTCGTGTTAATGCACTTGGAATGGAAATTTCACTTGGACGCGCAACAAAGGGGCGTACAGTTGCTGAGCCAATTATGGATGGCGACAAAGAACTCTTTAAAAAAGGTCACTTAATTTCTGCACTGGATGCTGAAGAGCTTGCTAACTCAGCAGTACAAACAGTTGTGGTTCGTTCCCCGATGACCTGTAAAACACAACGTGGTGTATGTCAGAAATGTTACGGGTATGACCTTACAACAAACGAACTAGTAGATATTGGAGAAGCTGTTGGTACTGTAGCTGCTCAGTCTCTTGGAGAGCCTTCAACACAGCTTACTATGAACACGAAGCACGCCGGAGGAGCTGCCTCAGTCGGAGGAGACATCACACAAGGTTTGCCACGAGTTGAGGAAGTATTTGACCGACGTTCGCCGAAGAGCCCAGCACTTATTGCACGTATCGACGGAGTCGTGTCTGATCTTATTAAAGAAGGAGACGACACCATCATTACTTTGATTCCAGAAGGAACAAGCAAGAGCTCACGAAAACGAGACATCGAATATAAGGTGCCTTCAGTACGTACGATTCTTGTAAAGAAAGGTCAGCCGGTAGTAAAGGGTCAGTTTATGACAGATGGTTCTGCTGAACTTGATGATCTTTACCAGTACGCCGGAAAAGAACTAGTACAAGAATATATCATCTCTGAAATCAATAAGATTTACGAGCTTCAAGGTGTTGCGGTATCACGTAAGCATCTCGAAGTCGTTATCAAGCAAATGTTCTCACGACGAAAGATTAAGAACGCAGGAGACACTAAGTTCTCAATCGGACAAGTTGTAGAAGATGTTGAACTAGAACGAGAAAATGATCGTATGAAGGAAGCAGGAGGTGATATTGCAACTGCAGATCAGTTGGTAACCGGCATTACCGAAACTGCTCTTACACGAGATAGTTTCCTTTCAGCAGCATCATTCCAAAATACAACACGTAAGCTCTCAGAAGCTGCTGTTCGTGGAGCGGAAGATAAGCTCGAAGGATTGAAGGAAAACGTTATTGTAGGACGTCTTGTTCCAGCTGGAACAGGATTTGTTGGGAGTGCAAAAAACACTGCCATGACAGAGTTGCAGAGTGAACTTTCTGAGAACGAGCGAAAACGAGAGGACTAA
- the dnaG gene encoding DNA primase translates to MASRNIENIKERLSIEEVVGQYVELKPAGSSLKGKCPFHAEKTPSFMVSPMRQSYHCFGCGVGGDIFTFVQEIEGLDFKGSLKALADKAGIELVYEKGVEKDDNDVLFSILESVTQYYTENLKKNDKAITYLKDRGLTDETIDSFRIGFAPDSWSGAYEHLKGAGFSEKHIMQAGLIKEGTKGSYDRFRSRIMFPVADSVGRIVAFSGRIFDKEDDNTGKYINSPETPLYHKSKILYGYDRARQAIRKANFAVLVEGQMDLIATHQAKYNNTVALSGTALTPEHITLLGRMSKNLCIALDADAAGIASAGKSARAALRSGFDVKIAALPEGSDPADMLVNDDIELWKNTIKDSKHIIDFLLNLYRKKSKDERAFKLMVQKEVLPYVLDIESEIDKSHFIQRVAAQLSVGEEAVRRELSKLKATPINEGIAAKPATQKGNDTPLGSEDELVLMYLWQKDLKEQLVDCKRLKVQIEEALTPIGFKALEEKLAGNKEAAFKFEALYHDEDSMKRAINELIERLLKRELQKELDNASVSMRKAESEGNQKDIALYAQKHQDVLEKLRKLDNHL, encoded by the coding sequence ATGGCATCAAGAAACATCGAAAACATCAAAGAGCGCCTTTCTATTGAAGAAGTGGTCGGGCAGTATGTTGAATTAAAGCCTGCAGGAAGCAGTTTAAAGGGGAAATGTCCGTTTCATGCAGAAAAGACTCCCTCGTTTATGGTTTCACCAATGAGGCAGAGCTATCATTGTTTTGGTTGTGGTGTTGGAGGAGATATCTTTACGTTTGTACAAGAAATTGAAGGACTCGACTTCAAAGGATCGTTAAAGGCTCTTGCTGACAAAGCGGGGATAGAGCTTGTCTATGAAAAAGGAGTCGAAAAAGATGACAATGATGTACTGTTTTCGATTTTAGAATCAGTAACGCAGTACTACACTGAGAACCTAAAGAAAAATGACAAAGCAATTACCTACCTTAAAGATCGTGGATTGACTGATGAGACTATCGATTCGTTCCGTATTGGATTTGCGCCGGATAGCTGGAGTGGAGCATACGAGCACCTAAAAGGCGCTGGTTTCAGTGAAAAGCACATTATGCAAGCAGGGCTTATAAAAGAAGGTACTAAGGGTTCATATGACCGCTTTCGCTCACGTATTATGTTTCCAGTTGCAGACAGCGTAGGGCGCATTGTGGCCTTTTCTGGGCGTATCTTCGACAAAGAGGACGATAATACAGGGAAGTATATAAACTCGCCAGAAACACCGCTGTACCATAAGTCAAAAATCTTGTATGGATATGATAGGGCCCGACAAGCGATTCGCAAAGCAAATTTTGCTGTATTGGTAGAAGGGCAGATGGATCTCATTGCAACGCACCAAGCGAAGTACAACAACACGGTAGCGCTTTCTGGGACAGCACTTACTCCTGAACACATAACACTACTTGGTCGTATGTCTAAGAATCTATGTATTGCACTTGACGCTGACGCAGCGGGCATTGCCAGCGCCGGTAAATCGGCACGTGCCGCACTGCGCTCGGGTTTTGATGTAAAAATAGCCGCATTACCTGAAGGGTCTGACCCCGCAGATATGCTCGTTAATGACGATATTGAACTGTGGAAGAATACGATTAAAGATTCTAAGCATATTATTGATTTCCTTCTTAATCTCTACCGTAAGAAATCTAAGGATGAGCGAGCATTTAAACTAATGGTACAGAAAGAAGTGCTGCCGTATGTACTAGATATCGAGAGTGAAATTGATAAGAGTCACTTTATTCAGCGAGTAGCGGCACAACTATCTGTTGGGGAAGAGGCGGTTCGGAGGGAATTATCTAAATTGAAGGCGACTCCGATAAACGAAGGAATTGCTGCAAAACCTGCGACACAAAAAGGAAATGATACACCACTCGGTTCTGAAGACGAACTTGTTCTTATGTATCTTTGGCAAAAAGATTTGAAAGAACAGTTGGTAGACTGTAAAAGGCTAAAGGTTCAGATAGAGGAGGCGCTGACCCCAATTGGTTTTAAAGCATTGGAAGAAAAGTTGGCAGGAAATAAAGAGGCAGCATTTAAATTTGAGGCATTGTATCACGATGAAGATAGTATGAAGCGTGCAATAAATGAACTCATCGAACGTCTTCTAAAAAGAGAACTTCAGAAAGAGCTTGATAATGCAAGCGTCTCTATGAGAAAAGCCGAAAGTGAAGGGAATCAAAAGGATATAGCTCTCTATGCGCAAAAACATCAAGATGTACTCGAAAAACTACGTAAACTTGACAACCATTTATAA